One region of Mycolicibacterium lutetiense genomic DNA includes:
- a CDS encoding TetR/AcrR family transcriptional regulator, translating to MGRPPVAPGTHETPEPTAKPRGQRTIRGLDAEQRRAHRREQLLTAAFELIARDGYPNTSIEQICQAAYVGNKAFYEVFGNKEDCYLALLTQIAERIEKQAVDALADAPDDPDETVHRLLSAFAHALVDDPRVAVVAFGECAGISPRVERLRRENRRWTAAFLEGLWRQREFPSLPEDDAVDYHGLAVSTVGGLFESVADWLHQREINSDSPPTIDTLIGTMTTFTSVVRAGIAASAR from the coding sequence ATGGGTAGACCGCCGGTGGCCCCCGGGACGCACGAAACGCCGGAGCCCACTGCAAAGCCCCGCGGGCAGCGCACGATCCGCGGACTCGATGCCGAGCAGCGTCGCGCCCATCGCCGCGAACAACTGTTGACGGCTGCCTTCGAGCTGATCGCGCGCGACGGGTACCCCAACACCTCGATCGAGCAGATCTGCCAGGCGGCATATGTCGGCAACAAAGCGTTCTACGAGGTGTTCGGTAACAAAGAGGACTGCTATCTGGCCCTGCTGACTCAGATTGCAGAGCGAATCGAGAAGCAGGCGGTCGACGCACTCGCCGATGCCCCCGATGATCCCGACGAAACGGTCCACCGCCTGCTGTCGGCGTTCGCCCACGCGCTTGTCGACGATCCCCGCGTGGCGGTGGTGGCTTTCGGTGAATGCGCCGGGATCTCGCCGCGTGTCGAACGGCTTCGTCGCGAGAATCGCCGCTGGACCGCGGCTTTTCTCGAAGGACTGTGGCGGCAGCGCGAGTTTCCCAGCCTGCCCGAGGACGACGCGGTCGACTATCACGGCTTGGCGGTGTCCACCGTGGGTGGCCTGTTCGAGAGCGTGGCCGACTGGCTGCATCAACGAGAGATCAACAGCGACTCGCCGCCGACTATCGATACCCTGATCGGCACGATGACGACGTTCACCTCGGTGGTTCGCGCCGGGATCGCGGCGTCGGCGCGCTGA
- a CDS encoding cutinase family protein: MPSTNAAPCPDAEVIFARGTMEAPGLGDTGEAFVNALRANVGTKSVEVYPVDYPATTDFPTAVQGIADARARIMTTVANCPDTKMVLGGFSQGAAVVGFVTASVVPDGVSPADVPAPMPSDVADHVAAVALFGKPSPRFMKVLNNPSVVVGPNYTAKAIDLCVDNDLVCDPQGRSFGIHTQYAEAGLVNQGAAFAASKLQDDWAQQTTEAVPPATLVGTGPSQPSQVPPVRPAQHMGPAPQNLPGPAPALSPAAPTPATPAAPPSAPGPVAPPPIAPV, translated from the coding sequence ATGCCGTCCACCAATGCGGCGCCGTGTCCGGATGCCGAGGTGATATTCGCCCGCGGCACCATGGAAGCGCCTGGATTGGGCGATACCGGCGAGGCGTTCGTCAACGCGTTGCGCGCCAACGTGGGTACCAAATCGGTGGAGGTCTATCCCGTCGATTACCCCGCCACCACTGACTTTCCCACCGCCGTCCAGGGAATCGCCGATGCGCGAGCCCGCATCATGACCACCGTTGCCAACTGTCCTGACACCAAGATGGTGCTCGGCGGGTTCTCTCAGGGTGCGGCCGTCGTCGGCTTCGTCACTGCGAGCGTTGTGCCCGACGGGGTTTCACCGGCAGACGTGCCTGCGCCGATGCCGTCGGATGTGGCCGACCATGTTGCGGCCGTCGCGCTGTTCGGGAAACCGTCGCCGCGATTCATGAAGGTGCTCAACAATCCCTCGGTGGTCGTCGGGCCGAATTACACCGCCAAGGCCATCGACCTGTGCGTCGACAACGACCTGGTGTGCGACCCACAGGGCCGAAGCTTCGGTATCCACACCCAGTACGCGGAGGCCGGTCTGGTGAACCAGGGCGCGGCGTTCGCGGCGAGCAAGCTTCAGGACGACTGGGCGCAGCAGACGACCGAGGCGGTTCCGCCGGCCACGCTGGTCGGTACCGGCCCGTCGCAGCCATCGCAGGTCCCGCCGGTCCGGCCGGCGCAACACATGGGACCGGCGCCGCAGAACCTTCCTGGCCCGGCCCCGGCACTGAGCCCCGCAGCGCCGACCCCGGCCACGCCGGCTGCCCCGCCGAGCGCGCCGGGTCCGGTCGCGCCGCCGCCGATTGCGCCGGTATAG
- a CDS encoding SNF2-related protein, translating into MDSSDPAQLIRHADAALAGIGKLRAEIADRIHASTDGVVNRTLQAAPLEHVRPYLARGARLGGLANSEYRTAADVLTVPARLLTQVPGVDIEAAQSVQAAAQAMAEHIRTTTRPQLRDEDTALLTSLLTLVHADAPVKQLRRLMPRLRSHTASDQLRESVGELVDRIEEAHHSQGDPWGSYRADPRPIDQLMSEFASGTTDVDASQGFVGAEVAAQVEQTVLNRSLLQTELRGYQEFGARYAVARERVLLCDDLGLGKTLQALAVVAHLAAVEQLRHTLVICQPNTGIHWAAETAKHTTLRAIEIRGRERDARLENWKTAGGVAVVSYDTVARIKLPERPGLVIVDEAHLLRDPKSDRSRAVRNVLTSDNRVLFLSGVPMHQRIGGFRHLADFLQPDVAGKVAPNAGDRGSIAFRRAVDRVYLRRDYRDVVDELPVRISTEEWVRPTRADRERYGQAVTSGNFSAIRQAAWPSGSPTPAAKLDRLVELTNEAHINGARVVVFSHFPAVLEVIRKALPGNTFGTIDASVPDQQAVVDAFATDRGPATLLAHIGAGKLDLRRLDAPVVFIIAEPQWQPRAERQLIGRTQRLSELHTVRVYRLLARGTVDEQIRRLAQHPDQAPPHQDEVVRAEQARIARSGLTTRFSGNG; encoded by the coding sequence ATGGACAGCTCCGACCCCGCTCAGCTGATCCGCCATGCCGATGCGGCGCTCGCCGGTATCGGCAAACTTCGTGCCGAGATCGCCGACCGCATCCACGCGAGCACTGACGGGGTGGTGAACCGGACGCTGCAGGCCGCGCCACTGGAGCACGTGCGCCCCTACCTGGCCCGGGGCGCCCGTCTCGGCGGGCTGGCCAACTCCGAGTACCGCACGGCCGCCGACGTCCTCACCGTGCCGGCCCGGCTGTTGACCCAGGTGCCCGGGGTCGACATCGAGGCCGCACAGTCGGTGCAGGCCGCGGCACAGGCGATGGCCGAACACATCCGCACCACCACGCGCCCCCAGCTACGCGATGAGGACACCGCGCTCCTGACCTCGCTGCTGACATTGGTCCACGCCGATGCCCCGGTCAAACAGTTGCGCCGACTGATGCCGCGGCTGCGCAGCCATACCGCCTCCGATCAGTTACGGGAATCGGTCGGCGAGCTGGTCGACCGGATCGAGGAGGCCCACCACTCCCAGGGCGACCCGTGGGGTTCGTACCGCGCCGACCCGCGGCCGATCGACCAGTTGATGAGTGAATTCGCTTCCGGGACAACCGATGTGGATGCCAGCCAGGGGTTTGTCGGGGCGGAGGTGGCCGCGCAGGTCGAGCAGACCGTACTGAACCGCTCACTGCTGCAGACCGAATTGCGTGGGTACCAGGAGTTCGGCGCCCGCTATGCGGTGGCGCGCGAACGGGTTCTGCTATGCGACGACCTGGGGCTCGGCAAAACCCTGCAGGCATTGGCGGTCGTCGCGCACCTGGCCGCCGTCGAACAGCTGCGCCACACCCTGGTGATCTGCCAGCCCAACACCGGAATCCATTGGGCCGCAGAAACAGCCAAGCACACCACGTTGCGGGCGATCGAGATCCGCGGCCGTGAGCGTGATGCCCGCCTGGAGAATTGGAAGACCGCCGGAGGCGTGGCCGTCGTCTCCTACGACACCGTGGCGCGCATCAAGCTGCCCGAACGTCCCGGCCTGGTCATCGTCGACGAGGCACACCTGCTGCGCGACCCGAAATCCGACCGGTCCCGCGCCGTCCGCAACGTGTTGACCTCCGACAACCGCGTGCTGTTCCTGTCGGGTGTGCCGATGCACCAACGGATCGGTGGTTTCCGCCACCTCGCCGATTTCCTGCAGCCAGACGTCGCGGGCAAGGTGGCGCCGAACGCGGGCGACCGCGGATCGATCGCCTTCCGCCGGGCAGTGGACCGGGTGTACCTGCGACGCGACTACCGCGACGTGGTCGACGAACTGCCGGTGCGGATCTCCACCGAGGAATGGGTGCGGCCCACTCGGGCGGACCGCGAGCGCTACGGCCAGGCCGTCACCAGCGGCAACTTCAGCGCGATCCGGCAGGCGGCCTGGCCGTCCGGTTCGCCGACGCCGGCCGCCAAGCTGGACCGACTCGTCGAACTCACCAACGAGGCCCACATCAATGGGGCCAGGGTGGTGGTGTTCTCCCACTTTCCCGCCGTGCTCGAGGTGATTCGGAAAGCCTTGCCGGGAAACACCTTCGGAACCATCGACGCATCAGTACCCGATCAGCAGGCCGTCGTCGACGCATTCGCCACCGACCGCGGGCCGGCCACCCTGCTGGCCCACATCGGTGCAGGCAAGCTGGACCTGCGCCGACTGGACGCCCCGGTGGTGTTCATCATCGCCGAACCCCAGTGGCAGCCGCGCGCCGAACGGCAGCTGATCGGACGCACCCAGCGGCTCAGCGAACTGCACACCGTGCGGGTCTACCGCTTGCTGGCCAGGGGCACCGTCGACGAGCAGATCCGCCGCCTGGCCCAGCACCCCGACCAGGCTCCCCCGCATCAGGACGAGGTGGTGCGGGCCGAGCAGGCCCGGATCGCCCGGTCCGGGCTCACCACCAGGTTCAGTGGAAACGGTTGA
- a CDS encoding PE-PPE domain-containing protein codes for MLMAGGVVVAVSAGATVSTPTATYSAAVRLAGTTIGVGASYDAFGLSIPMFFYGSIVPEGDTYRTVPYPAQISISLPVISDLPGLSDLPYWTQSLKRSEAIGAGYLLQDIARTPAGEKVRIIGVSQGTQVVEIARTEMAKLSNYVANAENYEFILLGDPYQPNGGILARFASWSDLPVLGDIFPFGRPGPSDSPFKTTFYQNQYDGIADFPAYFNVLSIANALAGQVFEHAFPGYVLEYPDAPNAVSTQVGNTTYVMLPQHLPLLAPLRIPAALIGAERFVDAIDPVLRVFVEMGYDRTADPSRVKEFSWTTPDEKIHEALNALPGAFEQSLAILRGEKFVPTLPQPVVSDAEPDTPLPEHPADPVGTSPFEQALRQVVVDVGTVVTGATRPLAKVFQDIGGRAPARKTVEVADETGDENAVAAPKSTPTRRLSRPARIQSDSPHTGVAPRSKAAPGAKGNDRDSVRSKIRSTIRSAKPAKPDPKSTHSQRHRPSQHRGDRAG; via the coding sequence ATGTTGATGGCCGGTGGCGTCGTCGTCGCGGTCTCGGCGGGAGCCACCGTCAGCACCCCGACGGCCACCTACAGCGCCGCGGTTCGACTGGCCGGCACAACCATCGGGGTGGGCGCGTCATACGACGCGTTCGGTCTGAGCATCCCGATGTTCTTCTACGGAAGCATCGTTCCGGAAGGTGACACGTACCGCACCGTCCCCTATCCGGCACAGATCAGCATCAGCCTCCCGGTCATCTCAGACCTGCCGGGCTTGTCCGACCTTCCCTACTGGACACAGTCTTTGAAACGGTCCGAGGCGATCGGTGCCGGGTACCTGCTGCAGGACATCGCCAGAACGCCGGCCGGCGAGAAGGTGAGGATCATCGGCGTATCGCAGGGCACGCAGGTCGTCGAGATCGCGCGTACCGAGATGGCCAAACTTTCGAATTATGTTGCCAATGCCGAGAATTACGAGTTCATCTTGCTCGGCGACCCATATCAGCCCAACGGCGGAATCCTGGCCCGCTTTGCCTCCTGGAGCGACCTGCCGGTGCTGGGTGACATCTTCCCGTTCGGCCGCCCGGGCCCCTCCGACAGCCCGTTCAAGACCACCTTCTACCAGAACCAATACGACGGTATCGCCGACTTCCCGGCATATTTCAACGTGCTGTCCATCGCGAACGCCCTTGCCGGACAGGTCTTTGAGCACGCCTTCCCCGGCTACGTGCTGGAGTATCCCGACGCGCCCAATGCCGTGTCCACCCAGGTCGGCAACACCACCTACGTGATGCTGCCCCAGCACCTTCCTCTCCTGGCACCGCTGCGGATTCCCGCGGCGTTGATCGGTGCCGAACGATTCGTCGACGCCATCGACCCCGTGCTGCGGGTTTTCGTCGAGATGGGATACGACCGCACCGCAGACCCCAGCCGGGTCAAGGAATTCAGCTGGACCACCCCCGACGAGAAGATCCACGAAGCGTTGAACGCATTGCCCGGTGCGTTCGAGCAGTCCCTGGCGATCCTGCGCGGCGAGAAGTTTGTTCCGACCCTTCCCCAGCCCGTCGTCTCCGACGCCGAACCGGACACACCGCTGCCCGAGCATCCGGCCGATCCGGTGGGCACCTCACCGTTCGAACAAGCGCTGCGCCAGGTGGTGGTCGACGTGGGGACGGTGGTGACGGGTGCCACCAGGCCGCTGGCGAAGGTGTTCCAGGACATCGGCGGTAGAGCACCGGCCCGGAAAACCGTTGAGGTGGCGGATGAGACCGGCGACGAGAACGCCGTCGCCGCACCGAAGTCCACACCTACTCGTCGTCTCAGTCGGCCCGCGAGAATCCAATCGGACTCGCCGCACACCGGTGTGGCGCCGCGATCGAAGGCGGCCCCGGGGGCGAAGGGTAACGACCGGGATTCCGTTCGCTCGAAGATCCGATCGACGATTCGCTCGGCCAAGCCGGCCAAGCCGGACCCGAAATCCACCCACTCGCAGCGCCACCGCCCCTCGCAGCACCGGGGTGACCGCGCGGGTTAA
- a CDS encoding PE-PPE domain-containing protein — MNGRGRRGVPPRSERRQRRSRRWASMLMAGGVVVAASAGVTVSTPSATYSAAVRLVGTTIGVGPSFDGFGLSVPLFFYGSTVPEGDSFHTVPYPAQISLDFPIISDLPGLSDIPYWPHSLKRSAQIGAGYLQQDIANTPADDKVTIIGMSQGTQVAEIVRAEMAKDPNYVANADNYEFVFIGDPYQPNGGILARFTSFSDVPVLGDIFPLGRPGPSDSPFKTTYYQNQYDGFADFPAYFNVLSISNALSGILFQHVFPGYVLEHPDAPNAVSTQVGNTTYVMLPQYLPLLAPLRIPASLIGAERFVDAMDPVLRVFIEMGYDRMADPSQVKEFGWVTPSEKVHEALNALPGAFEQSLAILGGEKYTPTLPQPVVSGTEPETPVTEHPIDPVGTSPFEQGVRHTVVDVTKALSEATRPLAKVLQAIGEATAPKHAVEPVDGTAPETAEVTAKVAADPDTVAKAEPEADSDTAPKPTHVSRNGRARTASPQTDSAQRRLSAVPHSGGSGKRDVNSAPTRTSTDERRARSSTGTDHSDRASDRSTRRAAQQAAKSAGSQRTGQSRQDSAHAS, encoded by the coding sequence ATGAACGGTCGGGGTCGCCGGGGGGTGCCGCCGCGCAGTGAGCGCCGGCAGCGCCGTTCACGTCGTTGGGCATCGATGTTGATGGCCGGCGGAGTCGTCGTCGCCGCATCGGCCGGGGTCACCGTCAGCACTCCATCCGCCACCTACAGCGCTGCGGTGCGGTTGGTCGGCACCACGATCGGCGTGGGGCCCTCGTTCGACGGATTCGGGTTGAGCGTCCCGCTGTTCTTCTACGGCAGCACGGTGCCCGAAGGCGACTCGTTCCACACCGTCCCCTACCCCGCCCAGATCAGCCTCGACTTCCCGATCATCTCGGATCTGCCGGGCCTGTCCGACATTCCGTACTGGCCGCACTCGCTCAAGCGGTCCGCCCAGATCGGGGCGGGCTACCTCCAGCAGGACATCGCCAACACACCGGCCGACGACAAGGTCACGATCATCGGCATGTCACAAGGCACCCAGGTAGCCGAGATTGTGCGCGCCGAGATGGCCAAGGACCCGAATTACGTAGCCAACGCGGACAATTACGAGTTCGTCTTCATCGGTGACCCGTACCAGCCCAACGGCGGCATACTGGCCCGCTTCACCTCGTTCAGCGATGTGCCCGTGCTCGGCGACATCTTCCCGCTGGGTCGGCCGGGACCGTCCGACAGCCCCTTCAAGACCACGTACTACCAGAACCAGTACGACGGCTTCGCTGATTTCCCAGCGTATTTCAACGTGCTGTCCATCTCGAACGCTCTCTCCGGGATCCTGTTCCAGCATGTCTTTCCCGGCTATGTGCTGGAACATCCCGACGCCCCCAACGCCGTGTCCACCCAGGTCGGCAACACCACCTACGTGATGCTGCCCCAATATCTGCCGCTGTTGGCACCGCTGCGGATTCCCGCATCCCTGATCGGTGCCGAACGGTTCGTCGATGCCATGGATCCGGTGCTGCGGGTGTTCATCGAGATGGGATATGACCGCATGGCAGATCCCAGCCAGGTCAAGGAATTCGGCTGGGTCACCCCATCGGAGAAGGTGCACGAGGCACTGAACGCGTTGCCCGGTGCATTCGAGCAGTCGCTGGCAATTCTAGGCGGCGAGAAGTACACCCCCACGCTTCCCCAGCCCGTGGTCTCCGGCACCGAGCCCGAGACTCCGGTGACCGAGCATCCGATCGATCCCGTGGGTACCTCGCCATTCGAACAAGGGGTACGCCACACCGTCGTCGACGTGACGAAGGCGTTGTCGGAGGCAACCCGCCCACTGGCCAAGGTGCTACAGGCCATCGGTGAGGCAACAGCGCCGAAGCACGCCGTCGAACCGGTTGACGGGACCGCGCCGGAAACTGCCGAAGTGACTGCCAAGGTCGCCGCCGACCCGGACACCGTGGCCAAAGCCGAACCCGAGGCCGATAGCGACACCGCGCCGAAACCCACTCATGTCAGTCGGAACGGGCGGGCGAGAACGGCCTCTCCCCAAACCGATTCGGCGCAGCGGCGACTGAGTGCGGTCCCGCATTCCGGTGGTTCCGGGAAGCGCGACGTGAACAGCGCACCCACCCGCACGTCGACCGACGAGCGGCGAGCGCGCTCGTCAACGGGAACCGATCACTCCGACCGAGCATCGGATCGATCAACGCGACGCGCTGCACAGCAGGCCGCGAAGTCGGCAGGCAGTCAGCGCACCGGGCAATCACGGCAAGACAGCGCGCACGCAAGTTAG
- a CDS encoding DUF7937 domain-containing protein, producing the protein MSDERYDASATVEVATAAAPAAERSPRVGYVPSRTNRVRDGLAVVLLVIAMLLPWNLEFGVGVPGSAGSTFVLLAVVTLLAIAAALAPHLGPFRLGTPKSDVRRTSLIRLVLSAAYLIVVIGFVGYHVVQTVRGGGTGAVPPGVGPGMLLGVAGALLAGQPPITSITIEDNKFRRWYAIARVIGFLSIALATLSVAFNVYWRLRYLFVTQVEFGGHDIAVIVTTVLYGAEAMIALVIASRWLTERTGAARLATTAIAVSGAIAATLVWLVGIGRDIDAFHGIAQNTSTAAVGYEGYLAWAAAGAIVAPTTLYAVFLIKPPTIGAYRGAAQKCLTLIAFWAFAAAALRVVDFVIALSLDLPRALYDTVAMTVFNLVTALVARWLHRQLDRGLTSTTVAAAFSAVLFVFTVANVAIGVALAPRYAGPAPAAIYGNNLAQQITSTFDVAVCVLSVLVLAVMVFTGPFAGYLVRRETRSAKPAAPEPPTEVVPARPAEDSAPPTIVRQPRAASVPRIVRLKEDSTTVLAAPPTTDLQVPTQALRIQRRPQPPRSDG; encoded by the coding sequence GTGAGCGACGAGCGTTACGACGCGTCCGCCACCGTCGAGGTGGCAACCGCGGCCGCGCCGGCTGCCGAGCGTTCTCCTCGGGTCGGTTATGTACCCAGCCGGACCAACCGGGTGCGTGACGGCCTCGCCGTGGTGCTGCTCGTCATCGCGATGCTCCTCCCGTGGAACCTGGAATTCGGCGTCGGTGTCCCCGGCAGTGCCGGGTCGACGTTCGTCCTGCTGGCCGTCGTGACGCTGCTGGCGATCGCCGCCGCACTGGCGCCGCACCTGGGTCCGTTCCGCCTCGGTACTCCCAAGTCCGATGTTCGTCGTACCAGCCTGATCCGGCTGGTGCTGAGCGCCGCCTACCTGATTGTGGTCATCGGTTTCGTCGGCTATCACGTGGTGCAGACCGTGCGCGGCGGCGGCACCGGGGCCGTCCCGCCGGGGGTGGGTCCGGGCATGCTGCTCGGAGTCGCGGGTGCACTGTTGGCCGGGCAGCCGCCGATCACGTCGATCACGATCGAGGACAACAAGTTTCGGCGCTGGTATGCGATAGCGCGGGTGATCGGTTTCCTGTCGATCGCGCTGGCGACGCTGTCGGTCGCATTCAACGTCTACTGGCGGCTGCGGTATCTGTTCGTCACCCAGGTCGAGTTCGGCGGTCACGACATCGCCGTCATCGTCACCACCGTGCTCTACGGGGCGGAGGCGATGATCGCTCTGGTCATCGCCTCACGGTGGCTGACCGAGCGCACCGGGGCGGCCCGATTGGCCACGACGGCCATCGCTGTCTCGGGTGCGATCGCCGCCACCCTGGTGTGGTTGGTCGGTATCGGCCGAGATATCGACGCCTTTCACGGCATCGCCCAGAACACCTCGACGGCGGCCGTGGGCTACGAGGGCTACCTCGCCTGGGCCGCGGCGGGCGCGATCGTTGCGCCGACGACGCTGTACGCCGTCTTCCTGATCAAGCCGCCGACCATCGGTGCCTACCGCGGCGCCGCGCAGAAGTGCCTGACGCTGATCGCTTTCTGGGCGTTCGCCGCGGCGGCGCTGCGGGTCGTCGACTTCGTGATCGCCCTGTCGCTGGATCTCCCGCGCGCGTTGTACGACACGGTCGCGATGACGGTGTTCAACCTGGTGACCGCGTTGGTTGCGCGGTGGTTGCACCGCCAGCTCGACAGGGGGCTGACGTCGACGACGGTGGCCGCGGCATTCAGCGCCGTGTTGTTCGTCTTCACCGTGGCGAACGTGGCGATCGGTGTGGCCCTGGCACCGCGCTACGCGGGGCCGGCGCCCGCGGCGATCTACGGTAACAACCTGGCCCAGCAGATCACCAGCACCTTCGATGTCGCGGTGTGTGTGCTCAGTGTGCTCGTGCTGGCGGTGATGGTGTTCACCGGACCGTTCGCCGGCTATCTGGTGCGACGCGAAACCCGTTCGGCCAAGCCTGCGGCCCCGGAACCGCCGACGGAGGTCGTGCCGGCCAGGCCTGCTGAGGATTCCGCGCCCCCGACCATCGTCCGGCAACCCCGGGCGGCATCGGTGCCGAGAATCGTTCGGCTGAAGGAGGATTCGACGACCGTGCTGGCGGCACCGCCGACGACCGATCTTCAGGTGCCGACGCAGGCGCTGCGGATCCAGCGTCGTCCGCAGCCCCCACGCTCGGACGGTTAA
- a CDS encoding RtcB family protein — MTTHRVVDDKLLNFASHIDDNTIEQARQTASMPFVHPHVALMPDAHSGKGSAVGTVIPTIDAVIPAAVGVDIGCGMIAARTEFTATDIQGRDLAALRTAIEVAIPLSPGNYNDTLTRFPFTAGRITDLEHLAKDGGIDLSHSPKWREQLGSLGGGNHFIELCLDQDDRVWLFLHSGSRGVGNKIAQKHIKVAQKLMKRWWIELPNPDLAYLPQGTPEFTDYLRDLNWAQRFAFENRAEMMDRYMWVFAAWMGYAHLDQPKTAGDFEVERINTHHNYTRKEHHGGREVWLTRKGAIDAHAGVMGLIPGSMGTRSYVVRGKGNPAGLCSAPHGAGRRFSRNEARRRFTADDLAQRMQGIEYRHGEQWVDEIPDAYKDIDVVMADAASLIEIEHELRQVLNVKGT; from the coding sequence ATGACTACGCACCGCGTCGTCGACGACAAGCTGTTGAACTTCGCCAGCCACATCGACGACAACACCATCGAGCAGGCGAGGCAGACCGCCTCGATGCCGTTCGTGCATCCTCATGTCGCCCTGATGCCTGATGCCCACAGCGGCAAGGGGTCGGCCGTCGGCACCGTCATCCCGACCATCGACGCCGTGATCCCGGCCGCGGTCGGCGTCGACATCGGCTGCGGCATGATCGCGGCCCGCACCGAATTCACCGCCACCGACATCCAGGGCCGTGATCTTGCGGCGCTGCGCACGGCGATCGAGGTGGCGATTCCGCTGTCGCCGGGTAACTACAACGACACGCTCACCCGCTTCCCGTTCACGGCAGGTCGGATCACCGACCTCGAGCACCTGGCCAAGGACGGTGGAATCGACCTGTCGCACTCGCCCAAGTGGCGCGAGCAGCTCGGCTCCCTCGGCGGCGGCAACCACTTCATCGAACTGTGCCTGGATCAGGACGACCGGGTGTGGTTGTTCCTGCATTCCGGTTCCCGCGGTGTCGGAAACAAGATCGCGCAGAAGCACATCAAGGTCGCGCAGAAGCTCATGAAGCGGTGGTGGATCGAGCTGCCCAACCCGGACCTCGCCTACCTACCTCAGGGCACCCCGGAGTTCACCGACTATCTGCGCGATCTCAACTGGGCGCAGCGCTTCGCTTTCGAGAACCGCGCCGAGATGATGGACCGCTACATGTGGGTGTTTGCCGCGTGGATGGGCTATGCCCATCTGGACCAGCCCAAGACCGCGGGCGACTTCGAGGTCGAACGGATAAACACTCATCACAACTACACCCGCAAGGAACACCACGGTGGCCGGGAGGTGTGGCTGACCCGCAAGGGTGCGATCGATGCTCATGCCGGAGTCATGGGGCTGATCCCGGGCAGCATGGGCACTCGGTCGTATGTGGTGCGCGGCAAGGGAAATCCTGCCGGCCTGTGCTCAGCTCCGCATGGTGCCGGGCGCCGGTTTTCCAGGAACGAGGCACGTCGGCGTTTCACCGCCGACGACCTCGCGCAGCGGATGCAGGGCATCGAGTATCGCCATGGCGAGCAGTGGGTCGATGAGATTCCCGACGCGTACAAGGACATCGACGTCGTCATGGCTGACGCGGCGAGCCTGATCGAGATCGAACACGAGCTCCGTCAGGTGCTCAACGTGAAGGGCACGTAG
- a CDS encoding DUF7159 family protein, whose product MDLVLGLAMTSRAVRWVLVEGTTGEGRPVDRGAISLDDVAGYDPDGLLRGLVDDTELEGGHRIHAIGVTWTNDAAPLAGHIMQSLDTRGYGNVFAVSEIEATGMLASGIAEITEHDDIAVCVVEPDAAVVAIVTPDDVSADRIERSETFVADIAGLLALTGRPISALFVLGSDADGPIVAALAESIPAAVITANESDLAFARGAGLAAALAVNTAAAPAKAVHWTKVGALSSVIGGALVALVVATSAAVGLHLHPGAVSETAQAAGIHESAPEAGPAPKPVHKSVDKAATKPAPAAPPHTPAAPPPAQAVEQVSPPAHQPPAQLPAAPAPAPAPVYVPPAPAPVYSPPPYVPPPVTYPQPRLRDRIIERIPIINRFH is encoded by the coding sequence ATGGATCTCGTGCTCGGCCTCGCGATGACTTCGAGAGCCGTTCGGTGGGTGCTTGTCGAAGGCACGACGGGCGAGGGGCGTCCGGTTGACCGCGGCGCGATCTCCCTCGATGACGTCGCCGGTTATGACCCCGACGGCCTGCTGCGCGGCTTGGTGGACGACACCGAACTCGAGGGCGGGCATCGCATTCACGCGATCGGTGTGACCTGGACGAATGATGCTGCGCCGCTGGCCGGCCACATCATGCAGTCCCTGGACACCCGGGGCTACGGAAATGTGTTCGCGGTGTCGGAGATCGAGGCGACGGGCATGTTGGCCAGTGGCATCGCCGAGATCACCGAGCACGACGACATCGCGGTCTGCGTCGTCGAACCCGACGCCGCGGTAGTGGCGATCGTGACGCCCGACGATGTCAGTGCCGACCGCATCGAGCGTTCTGAGACGTTCGTCGCCGACATCGCCGGGCTCCTGGCCCTCACCGGCCGACCGATCAGTGCCCTGTTCGTCCTGGGTTCCGATGCGGACGGTCCGATCGTTGCCGCACTGGCTGAGTCCATCCCGGCCGCGGTGATCACCGCCAACGAATCCGATCTGGCGTTTGCCCGGGGTGCGGGCCTGGCAGCAGCGCTCGCGGTGAATACCGCGGCCGCGCCCGCCAAGGCGGTGCACTGGACCAAGGTCGGAGCCCTGTCGTCGGTGATCGGTGGGGCATTGGTGGCGCTCGTCGTCGCGACCTCGGCGGCGGTCGGCCTGCATCTGCATCCGGGAGCGGTATCGGAGACGGCGCAGGCCGCCGGTATCCATGAATCGGCCCCCGAGGCGGGGCCGGCACCGAAACCGGTACACAAGTCGGTGGACAAGGCTGCGACCAAGCCGGCACCAGCGGCGCCGCCGCACACTCCCGCGGCCCCGCCGCCGGCGCAGGCGGTCGAGCAGGTCAGCCCGCCGGCACATCAACCGCCCGCTCAGCTTCCTGCCGCTCCGGCACCCGCGCCGGCTCCGGTCTATGTGCCGCCCGCGCCGGCCCCGGTCTACAGCCCTCCGCCGTATGTGCCGCCGCCGGTGACCTACCCGCAGCCGCGGCTGCGGGACCGGATCATCGAGCGCATCCCGATCATCAACCGTTTCCACTGA